The Rhodospirillales bacterium genome includes the window GCGATGTCGATCAGCTTCGCCGTCGTTTCCTCGCGCCGCAACTCGACCCGCAAATCGGCATCGGCCTCCAGCGCCTCCTCAAGCGAGATCGGATTGGCCGGATTTTGCGGGATCATCTTGGCCAGCCGGTCCACCTGCCCGTAAGGCATCTGCAGCACCCGGCCCACGTCGCGCACCACCGCGCGCGCCTGCAATTTACCAAAGGTGATGATCTGCGCCACCCGGTCATGGCCATATCGGTCTTGCACGTAACGGATGACCTCGTCCCGCCGGTCCTGACAGAAATCGACGTCGAAATCGGGCATCGACACGCGTTCCGGGTTCAAAAACCGCTCGAACAGCAAGTTGAACACAAGCGGGTCAAGGTCGGTGATGCGCAGCGCCCATGCCACGACCGACCCCGCGCCAGACCCCCGCCCCGGCCCCACCGGGATGCCGTGCGCCTTGGCCCAACGGATGAAATCGGAAACGATCAGGAAATAGCCTGCAAACCCCATGGGTTTGATCGTATCGATTTCAAATTGCAATCTTTCTTTGTACTTACTGATAGTTAGGCTACGTTCTTCATCCGACATATCAGGTTTTAGAACATAATTTTCCAGCCGCCAGTCCAGCCCCGTCCGCGCCTCGTCCTCAAGAATTTCGATTTCGCTGCGCCCATCCCCAAGGCTGAAGGGCGGCAAAATCGGGTCGATAGGTTTAAGCAAGTGCGAACACCGCCGCGCGATGACCAGCGTATTGTCCACCGCTTCGGGTAAATCGGCGAACAATGCGCGCATTTCCGCCGCCGATTTGAAATAACATTCGGGCGAAACCCTGCGCCGGTCTTCCTCGGTCACATAGCGCCCCCCGGCGATGCACAGCAGGGCGTCGTGCGCCTCATGCATGTCGGAATCGGCGAAATACACGTCGTTGGTCGCCACCAGCGGGATGTCGTGCTTGTACGCAAGATCAACCAGCCCGGCCTCGCACGCCTGCTCCTCGCGTACGCCGTGGCGCTGGATTTCGATGTAAAACCGCCCGTCGAACAACCCGGCCAGTTTTTTGACCATGCGCTCGGCGTCCCGGGGCTGGTTGTGCAGCAGATACTGCGCCACCGGCCCACGCACCCCGCCGCTCAGGCAGATCACCCCCCCGGCGCAGGCCGCAAGCTCGTCCCAGCTTGCGTTCACGCCGTGCGTGGCCTCGCTTTCAAGATAGGCGCGCGACACCAGACGGCAGAGGTTTTTGTACCCTTCCGGCGTCTGCGCCAGCAGCGTCAGCTCATGCCGCTCGAACCCGATCGCCATCTGCACGCCGATGATCGGCTGCACCCCGGCGCCCGCGGCCTCCTTGGCGAATTCCAGCGCGCCGAACAGGTTGTTGGTATCCGCGATCGCGACTGCGGGCATGTCCGCGCCCGCGCACATTTTAACCAGCGATTTGACCGGAATCGCTCCCTCCGCCAGCGAATAGGCGGTATGGACATGCAAATGAACGAAACCGGGGGCCATGCCCCCGACTTTACGCAATCCGCACCTGCGGTTTCAAAGCATTATTGCGCACTGTCCCCAGTGGCAGCGCAACGCTCTCACGGTTTGGGCAGCTTGACGCCCCGGCTGGCCCGATACACCGCGCAATCGACGAAGACGCTCCTCATTTCATTCTGCTTTCAGCACACGATGCGGCCATATTCGCCCGACAGCTTGCACGTCCATTGCCATCCACATTCTGGATTTATAACAATATGTCAAATTTATAAAATGACACCCTTATCTAGGCGCAGCACACGATCCATGCGCGCGGCAAGATCGGGATTGTGGGTTGCCATCAACATGGCGACGCCGGTCTTGCGGACAAGGGTTTCCAGCATTTTAAACACGGATTCCGCGGTATCGGGGTCCAGATTGCCCGTGGGCTCGTCGGCCAAAAGCAGCTTGGGGCGGTTGGCCAGCGCGCGGGCGATGGCCACGCGCTGCTGTTCCCCGCCCGACAGGCGCGCGGGGCGATGGTCGGCCCGCGCCGCAAGCCCCAGCGCGTCGAGCATCTTGGCGGCCCGCGCACGCGCATCGCCCTTTGTCTGGCCCGCGATCATCATCGGCAGCATGATGTTTTCCAGCGCGCTGAATTCCGGCAACAGATGATGCGCCTGATACACGAACCCGATGGTTTCGCGCCTGAGCGCCGTGCGCGCGCCCTCGTTCAGCTTTTCCGCCGCGCGCCCGGCAATGGCGACAGAGCCCGCGCTTGGCGTGTCCAGCAGACCCGCACATTGCAGCAGGGTCGATTTGCCCGACCCGGACTGGCCCATCAGGGCCACCATTTCCCCAGCGCCGACGGCGAATGAAACCCCGTTCAAAACATGCAGATCCGAATCCGCCTGACGATAGGTCCGGCGCAGATTCTCGATTTTAAGGACCGGCTCACTCATACCGCAGCGCCTCCACGGGATCGAGGCGCGCGGCCCGCCACGCGGGATAAAGCGTGGCCAGAAACGACAGGCCGAACGCCATCGCCAGCACCGCGCCGACCTCCGACCAGTCCAGCTTGGCCGGCAGTTTGGACAGGAAATATACCTCCGGCGAAAATAGTTGCGTGCCGGTCAGGCCTTGCAGGAATTCGCGTATCGACTCGATGTTCAGGGCAAAGGCGATCCCCACCCCCGCGCCCGCCAGCGTGCCGACCACGCCGATGGTCGCGCCTGTCAGAATGAAGATTTTTAGCATCGACCCCCGCGTTGCGCCCATCGTGCGCAAGATCGCGATGTCGCGCCCCTTGTCCTTGACCAGCATGATCATCGACGAAATGATGTTGAACGCCGCGACCAGGATGATCAGCGTCAAAATCAGGAACATGACGTTGCGTTCGACCTGCAACGCGCCGAAAAAGCTTTTATTGCTGTCCTTCCAGTCGATGACCTCCATGTCCGGCGGTATCTGTTCTGCCAGCTTGCGGGCCACCGCGTCGCTGCGCGCCGGATCGGTGGTAAAGATTTCCAGCGCGTCCACCCCGTCCCCGGTACCGAAGAAGGATTGCGCCGCCGCCAGCGGTATGAACACGAAATTGGCGTTGTATTCGTACATCTCGACATCGAAGATCACGCTGATGGTAAATGTGCGCGAGCGCGGCATGGTGCCAAAGGGCGTGGCCTTGCCCTGCGGGCTGATCAGCAAAATCGAATCCCCGATCTTCAAGCCCAGCTTTCTGGCCATTTCGACGCCGATCGCGGCCCCGTCCTCGCCAAATTCGGCCAACGACCCTTCACGGATGCCGTCGGCCAACACCGGCTTTTTGGCAAAACTTTCCGCCGAAAGGCCCCGCACCATCACCCCGCTCGACCGGCCGCCGGAGGTCAACAGCGCCTGCCGCTCGATCATCGGAAATACGCCCGTGACCCCCGGCACCTGCCCCAGCCGCGCCGCCAGCGCGTCGTAATCCACCACCTCGGCCTTGGGCGCGACCACGTTCAAATGGCCGTTCAGGCCCAAAAGCCGGCCCATCAGCTCGGCGCGAAAGCCGTTCATCACCGACATCACGATGATCAGCGTCGCCACCCCCAGCAAAATGCCCATGAAGGAAAAACCGGCAATGACCGAAACAAACCCCTCGGCCTTGCGCGCGCGCAGGTATCGCCACGCCATCATGCGTTCAAACACGGAAAACATGCGCCAGACCATGAAGAAATAATTTGACGGATTCAATCGGGATTTACTATTTACGTAACAAAAGGAGTTTTGGATGGCATTCGATCTTAAGGGCAAACCGCTATACACAGGCTTTAAAATAGAACCGGACGGAAAAGGCAATCTGACCATCCTGTTCGCACTGGCAACCCCCGTTCAACGCGCGGATGGCACGGGCAAGCGTGTCCGCGTCACGCATGACGACTATACCGAACGCGCGTTACTGCACGAAATTGGGCGAGCACGTATCGAAGGGCTCGACACGCGATTGCTCGACAGCGGATTAAAGGCGTTGCACGCTCGCAAGCAAGGCGCCCCCGCCAAAAGCAGCATCCGCTAAACGTCAGGCAATGCGGAATGGCGCGTTCTGGCGGTGCGGCGTCCCGCGCTTCCACATATACCCTTCCATGTAATAATGCAGAAAACTGAACATGGTCGCGAACGCGGCCAGCGCCGTGCTGCCGCCGTCGCGGTTGGAAAACAGCCACGCGATCCCGATCCCCAGCGGCACGCATAACAGGGCGGGCGGCACACGCGTCCACGCCAGCGCACGATAGATGCGGTTGTGCCTGACCTCCAGATTCCGGTTATGGTCGTGCACGGCATAGACGGTGAACGCGGTGACGTCGTGCACGAAACGCGGGATCAGGAACAGGAAGAACACATACCCCGCCTGATAGAACGCCGCCGACAGCGCGGTCATGCAGAACGTTCCGGCGTAATACGCCTTTGAATACAGGCTTGGCGCGGGATCGCGCACCACGCGCGCCAGCGACCACAGCCCGAAGGGCAGCGATGCCGCGATCAGCGCGATGCCGGATGTGTCCAGCGCGATCCCCCAGTCGTCGTGCAGCGCGTAATCAAGCGGCGGATAATACACCTTCAGGTAAATCATCCCCGCCCCGGCGATGGACAGCCAGCGCCAAACCTGAAACACCCGGTCCGGCCCGCGTCGCACCAGCATCAGGGAAATGCCGTATTGCTGCATCAACACATGATACATGGTGTAAAACGCGACACTGACGAACAGCCACGCCTGCCCCAGCACGAACGGCACGCCCAGCGTCAACGCCGCCGCGATCAACACCCCGCGCGTCAGCGGGCGGCGATAGGCGCCCAGATATTCGGGTTCGGCATAGGTGACCAGACTGGCCATGATATGCGGCAGGTTGAATACGATGGTCCACCAGACATAGATTTCCGGACGCATCGGCAGCACGGCGCGGAGGCGCCCGCCAAGAAAATAATGATCCGCCAGCGCCACGGCAACCAGCACGGGCATGATGCCGTAATAGGACAGCAACACCCGCGTATCGATCGAAAGCCTGCGCTTCGCCCAATCCATACCTGAAAGTCTACCCCGCGCTCAGGCGATGTGAAAGGGCGTGTTTCGGCGGTGCGGGCTGCCCCGCTTCCACATCACCCCCTCCAGCCCGTAATGCATCAGCATCAACACCACCAGCGCGTACATCACCGTCATCGATTGGTCCTGATACGCGGTCAAACCCCA containing:
- a CDS encoding ABC transporter ATP-binding protein, with the protein product MSEPVLKIENLRRTYRQADSDLHVLNGVSFAVGAGEMVALMGQSGSGKSTLLQCAGLLDTPSAGSVAIAGRAAEKLNEGARTALRRETIGFVYQAHHLLPEFSALENIMLPMMIAGQTKGDARARAAKMLDALGLAARADHRPARLSGGEQQRVAIARALANRPKLLLADEPTGNLDPDTAESVFKMLETLVRKTGVAMLMATHNPDLAARMDRVLRLDKGVIL
- a CDS encoding lipoprotein-releasing ABC transporter permease subunit, which translates into the protein MFSVFERMMAWRYLRARKAEGFVSVIAGFSFMGILLGVATLIIVMSVMNGFRAELMGRLLGLNGHLNVVAPKAEVVDYDALAARLGQVPGVTGVFPMIERQALLTSGGRSSGVMVRGLSAESFAKKPVLADGIREGSLAEFGEDGAAIGVEMARKLGLKIGDSILLISPQGKATPFGTMPRSRTFTISVIFDVEMYEYNANFVFIPLAAAQSFFGTGDGVDALEIFTTDPARSDAVARKLAEQIPPDMEVIDWKDSNKSFFGALQVERNVMFLILTLIILVAAFNIISSMIMLVKDKGRDIAILRTMGATRGSMLKIFILTGATIGVVGTLAGAGVGIAFALNIESIREFLQGLTGTQLFSPEVYFLSKLPAKLDWSEVGAVLAMAFGLSFLATLYPAWRAARLDPVEALRYE